AACAGCAGGGCTTCGAGCATGGTCTCGGGCATGGCCGCGCAGTTGATGGCGATGAACGGCCCGTCCTTGCGGGGGCTGGCGGCATGGATGAAGCGGCTGAGCACTTCCTTGCCGGTGCCGGTCGGGCCGTTGATCAGCACGGGGATGTCGCTGGCGGCCAGACGCTCGGCCAGGGCGAGAACGGACAGGCTCTCGGGATCGGCGGCAATCGGGCTGCCCGCCGGGGTGGCGCAGGCGATCAGCGCGCACAGCGTGCTCTGGGCCAGCGGATCGTTGTAGCGCAAGGCGAAGCGGCGCTTTCCGGCCAGCCGCGCGAGGCCGGGCTGCGAGGCGCGTTCGAGCGCGACGACGGGGGCTGCCTGCCGGCTTGCCTGCGCGCTGCCTGCCTGTGTGCTGTCGATCAGCACGGCCAGATCGACCGAGGCGAGCGTGCCATCAAGAATGGCGCGGGCGCGCCGGATCAGCGCGCCATGTTCCCCGGCGGCCCCATCGGTCCCCGGCGTACCGGTGCCCGATGCATCGCTGCTCGGCATATTGGCGGATGCTGAACCCCCACTGGCGTCATCGCATTCGCGATTCATGACAAAGACCCCTGTTTTAACCATGTCCACGAGGGGCAGTTTTCGCGCGAAACCGTCAAATGCTGTAAAACTTTAAGATCAGCGGCGGTCCTAAGGGGAATCGTCTATTTCTGGCCCGTCCGCAAAACCGCCGAAAAACGCCAACCGGCAAAAGCTTGCCCTTAAATTGCCGCCCATCCTGCCGCTCTTTGCCGTGCAGCCGGAAAGACCAGACCCCGGAAGCGGCCCCCCCGATTTGTCCGGGCCGGGTCAAAGACGCGAATACACGGAGAAGAATCATGGCGGTTATCAACACCAATGTCAGCGCCATCAAGGCGACCAATGCATCGAACTCGGCCAGCCGCATGGCCCAGACCGCGATGGAACGTCTGTCGACCGGCAAGCGCATCAACAGCGCCAAGGACGACGCGGCGGGCCTCGCGATCGCCACGACCATGACCGCGCAGATCACCGGCATGAGCCAGGGCGTGCGCAATGCCAACGACGGCATCTCGATGGCCCAGACGGCCGAAGGCGCGCTGAGCGAAGTGACCAACATGCTCCAGCGCGTGCGCGAGCTGGCGGTCCAGTCGAAGTCGGACACCTACCAGCAGTCGGACCGCGACGCGATGCAGTCGGAAGTGGCCAACCTCACCAACCAGATTTCCGACGTGCTCAACAACACCAAGTTCAACGGCAACAACGTGTTCGCCGTGGCTGGTGGCACGGCGGCGACCGACGGCAGCGACGACCTCACCAAGTCGATCCAGACCGGCGCGGAAACCGGCGACACGGTCAACATCGTCAGCAAGGCGTTCAGCGGCGTCAACCTGTTCGGCGGCACGCTGACCGCCTATGACTCGACCTCCACGTCCCAGGCGCTCGACGTGACCGACACGACCAAGGCCTCGACCACGATGGACAATGTCGATGCCGCGCTCAAGGAAGTGAACGCCACCCGCGCCACGCTGGGCGCCGGCCAGAACCGTCTCGAATCGGTGGTGAACAACCTCAACGACAACATCACCAACCTCTCGGACGCGCGCAGCCGTATCCAGGATACCGACTACTCGGCCGAAACCACCCAGATGGCCAAGGCCCAGATCCTGGCCCAGGCTTCGACCGCGATGATCGCCCAGGCCAACCAGAGCCAGCAGAACGTGCTGACCCTGCTGCGCTGATCGGGGCGGTTTCGATCAGCGACGGGCTTCCGTCCGCCTTCGGGCGGGCGGGGGCAGGGGCCTGGTCGTGAGAGGGTTTCTGTGCCCGGCGATTCTTCAGGATCGCCGGGTTTCAGGCGTCTGGCGAAGACGCCTGAGGCGAATCGGGCGAGGGCAAATCAGGAGAGGGCGATTCGGCCCGCTCGCCTTGCTCGCCCTGTTCGCCCGTGCGCGGCGCGGCGAGGAGCAGCCACTGCGTGAACACATGGGCCGCATGGCTGGCATAGCGGCGAATCGTGTCCGGCTCGGGCGGGGGAATCACGCGAAGCGCCACGCGCATGTGCAGGTTGCCGCGCACCATGCCCAGAAACTGGTCGGCGGCCATGCACGGGTCTTCCAGGGTAATTCCGCGCAAGGCTGCCTGCCGGGCGAGGATCGGCGCGAGGCTGCGGCGCGAATGATCGGGCCCCGAGCGGAAGAACAGCTTCGCGGCCTCGGGAAACTGCACGCTGGCGGCATGGACCATCCGGTAGACATCGAGCGAGCGCTGGCTGCACAGCGTCGAGAGGAAACGCGTGCCGAAGTCGGCGAGCATGGCTTCCAGATCGTCCGAATCGTTTTCCGCGAGGGCCTGGAGCGCGGCTTTCACCTCGCCGCAATTG
The genomic region above belongs to Novosphingobium sp. IK01 and contains:
- a CDS encoding TetR/AcrR family transcriptional regulator, with protein sequence MVTIPRLKRCTPDERRENILAVATRVFTQSGYGETSMSSIAAELGGSKATLYKYFPSKEHLFEAVLLRNCGEVKAALQALAENDSDDLEAMLADFGTRFLSTLCSQRSLDVYRMVHAASVQFPEAAKLFFRSGPDHSRRSLAPILARQAALRGITLEDPCMAADQFLGMVRGNLHMRVALRVIPPPEPDTIRRYASHAAHVFTQWLLLAAPRTGEQGEQGERAESPSPDLPSPDSPQASSPDA
- a CDS encoding flagellin: MAVINTNVSAIKATNASNSASRMAQTAMERLSTGKRINSAKDDAAGLAIATTMTAQITGMSQGVRNANDGISMAQTAEGALSEVTNMLQRVRELAVQSKSDTYQQSDRDAMQSEVANLTNQISDVLNNTKFNGNNVFAVAGGTAATDGSDDLTKSIQTGAETGDTVNIVSKAFSGVNLFGGTLTAYDSTSTSQALDVTDTTKASTTMDNVDAALKEVNATRATLGAGQNRLESVVNNLNDNITNLSDARSRIQDTDYSAETTQMAKAQILAQASTAMIAQANQSQQNVLTLLR